TCGACGCCGGATCGAAGCGCCAGAATTTCGTGCCTTTGTAGAAGTAAATCTTGCCGTTGCCGGTCCACACAGTGGCCGCGTCGATGTGATCGGGGATGCCAGTGAAACCGTCGCTGATTTCCTTCGGATAATCGCCGTCCATGGTGGTGTTGATGTACCTCCAGTACTGTGTGCCCTGAAAGACGAAGTTTATTCAGTGAACaacaagattttattaatcggCACGCGGCGCGAAAAGTGCAGATCGGTTTTTTGTTTCTAACTCTCGGCCGGATAAACAATCACCTTGAAAAAGTAAGTCTTGCCATTCCTGTATGTAAATGCAGCATCTATGTTCGACGGAAGCTCCTTCCACGTACTACTAATGCGTCGCGGATAGCCACTAGCCACACCATTGTCCGTCAATTTCCAATAATGTTTTCCTGGAAgacacataaatttaaataatcgttTTTCGCATCTTCAGCGAGATCCGAATGCGCGATGTCGCGCAATCGAAATTGCAATCGAAAGATTGCAACTCATGTAAATACCTTTGAACACAATTGTCTCGCCGTCCTTTGTGTTGAACATCGCGTCGACCTTCGGGTCTTTGCACAATTCGGGATCTTCTTCGGCGGGCGGCAACGGTCGCAGTGTTGTCGCGGAGCCTCGCGGTTTATTCGTTCTCTTCCCGTATAGTGCCTGAAatgatttctctctttcgtatCGGATCGTACGTGTGTGTGACgctaattttttctctctcttttaagCTGTGGCGTTTATGAATACGCGAAAATTTGCGTGGGCgcttgaaaatattgttttcgaGGGAATTTGAGGTCTTTGTACCTGAATAGCATCGACATCATCCCGATCTAGAATAAAATGCGGATCGTAACCGCGATAAAAGGGCGCCATGAGCGCGCTCTTGACGTCGCTATGACTCAAACCGAGGGAGTGGCCGAATTCGTGTGCCGCGACCTGAAAGAGATTGGTGCCGCGATAGCTCCTGATGGTCCATCGTTCGGAATCGTCGAAGTGAGCATCGCCGCCGTACACAGGGAAATATGCGTGTGCCAAAGTGCCGCCGGGTCCGTCGAAAGGATCGCCATCGCCGTGCTCGCCTACTTCAAATCTAATATCGATGTGAACCTGAACAGATTTCCGGACTTATGAAATATCGTTTATATTGCAAACACACACTACTGCTTAAAAGTTGAATGCATCTTACATTTTCAAGTGAATTAATCTTCTTTTATAGATGTAATTAtagtattgaaaataattgacataaaaatatattatataagttaattttatgattgcaTGTATTCGAAATGCTAGCAAGCAAAGctgaatttttttgtaaaacatttaatttttgaatatttctagTAGATGAAAATCTAAAATCACTTATTCTTCTGTGAAACGACagtttataatcaattttttttccaaaatgaaatatatgtgcTATTTTGGTGTACTGTTAATCCTAAGCTCCActcaaaaaacaaaaaaaaaagaaatattaatatgaatagaATAAAAGGTATCCAATTTTATCTAAAAGTTATAAATCTCCACTTTTAAGCGAGTAGATGTCATTGCATTTCGATTGTGATCCTACGTTTTCGTGTCCCGCTTTACGAGTGAACGTTAGATCGGTTTCGGTCGACCAAACGCCAAACGCTTTCGCGATTTCCAAGTCCACCTCTTGCTTGTTCAGACCAGTCGGATACTTGCTAATTTTGTACGTCAGATTCTTCGTACGCCATCTGGATCCTGCgggaaaatataattgttacacATAAAACGTACGAAACACGTGAAAGAAtaattgttttgtttaaaaatattgcgacTTTATCATGATTCACACGTATACGCATATACACACAGAGACCGTTGTTCCGCGGCTATTAAGTGCATCCGTTACACCGTCGCATGCCTGTTTAGCGCGATTCTGTATTACGTTGTGTTGCAATCCGCTGCATTGCGCGCACGATATTCCGACACATCCGCGGAATCTGCGATCGCCGTTGCTGTTGTTGTCGCTAGTTTGTTTATTACccgtaagaataaaaatcgtGCTACGCGCATTATGCATTCATCGCGATTACAGAGCCGCGCTTTATGCAACAGTTGCGCACGTATACGCGACGATTATAATACCGTGCATCTCGTTATGCAACGATTCGTTCATTACTATGTGCGGGAGATCGGAAGGAATAAAATTCGAGGAATAAAACGGCTGAATACGTTGAATTATACAGCTCGGCATTAAGTTTTGCGGCGCGGACATTTCGTGGGATGCACGCATGGCCGAACTTAGCACCGAGGGTTCACTGAAACGTAAAGCGCACGTGCGCAGATTCAGAGTCATGGTTAAACCCGAAGCTGCACAATCGCTTATTCTGTCGATATAAGCGTTACGCGGAAGAATGTCTTTTAAAGTGACTCCTTTATTTTCCTTGAGGCGTGCCCAAAATTATCGGTACCGTTTGCACGCACGAGACAATGCGAATCGTCGAATGTGTTCTCCGACGATTATAAAGCGCTCGAAGATTCGCTTCGGATAAAAGCAAATATCGAAATCAGTTGTTATCTCGAAACGAAAATGCGACACTCGCATACGGGATGTATGAGTGCAAGGAGTTTTTTTAGTGCAAAGAAAATGATTTCGTTGGCTCGTTTGACCATTATGTAACGAATTAGGCGAAATGCAACAGTTAACTCGAGCTAATTCATACGGCTGATTTAAATGCATTTGGAACATCCGACGGACTGCTATCGCGATGTAGATCTACGTGACCCGTATAGGGTGACTCTATATCAACGACTCGTAACAGTCAGTGCGAGACTGCAGAGAGTCGGAATGCGTGATTCAGTCAGGACATCGAATGACATGTAATGCGCCAAATAATCCTTTTTGCATCGATGAATAAATCGcggaagattttttttctcttgttatTTCGCGATGTTGTTATTAATACAATCAGCTTTCAGTCGTTTTATGTAAACATTTCCGCGATTTCCAATAGCGAATTTCTGTTGATTAG
This DNA window, taken from Linepithema humile isolate Giens D197 chromosome 7, Lhum_UNIL_v1.0, whole genome shotgun sequence, encodes the following:
- the Mmp1 gene encoding matrix metalloproteinase-14 isoform X1, which encodes MMRYGKILSWRRNADGYLMAIALLALHANAEAAPADVVISDTTAANYLSQYGYLPPINPESGAFLSSEKLTAAIEEFQAFAGINITGELNDETVKLMATPRCGVKDKVGPAADGRSKRYALQGSRWRTKNLTYKISKYPTGLNKQEVDLEIAKAFGVWSTETDLTFTRKAGHENVHIDIRFEVGEHGDGDPFDGPGGTLAHAYFPVYGGDAHFDDSERWTIRSYRGTNLFQVAAHEFGHSLGLSHSDVKSALMAPFYRGYDPHFILDRDDVDAIQALYGKRTNKPRGSATTLRPLPPAEEDPELCKDPKVDAMFNTKDGETIVFKGKHYWKLTDNGVASGYPRRISSTWKELPSNIDAAFTYRNGKTYFFKGTQYWRYINTTMDGDYPKEISDGFTGIPDHIDAATVWTGNGKIYFYKGTKFWRFDPASKPPVRSSYPKLIKNWQGIPEHVNAAVTHKGYTYFFQDNAYYRFNDRTFSVDVDEPAFPRSTAYWWFGCKSANRGTLGNDKWPFAFGNNLGMADIDTYDDYSSFDNVADIILDAGGTDELVTSSNHADSGAPASSLNPSERMQIVLSFMTAVIARFVIAT
- the Mmp1 gene encoding matrix metalloproteinase-14 isoform X4, yielding MMRYGKILSWRRNADGYLMAIALLALHANAEAAPADVVISDTTAANYLSQYGYLPPINPESGAFLSSEKLTAAIEEFQAFAGINITGELNDETVKLMATPRCGVKDKVGPAADGRSKRYALQGSRWRTKNLTYKISKYPTGLNKQEVDLEIAKAFGVWSTETDLTFTRKAGHENVHIDIRFEVGEHGDGDPFDGPGGTLAHAYFPVYGGDAHFDDSERWTIRSYRGTNLFQVAAHEFGHSLGLSHSDVKSALMAPFYRGYDPHFILDRDDVDAIQALYGKRTNKPRGSATTLRPLPPAEEDPELCKDPKVDAMFNTKDGETIVFKGKHYWKLTDNGVASGYPRRISSTWKELPSNIDAAFTYRNGKTYFFKGTQYWRYINTTMDGDYPKEISDGFTGIPDHIDAATVWTGNGKIYFYKGTKFWRFDPASKPPVRSSYPKLIKNWQGIPEHVNAAVTHKGYTYFFQDNAYYRFNDRTFSVDVDEPAFPRSTAYWWFGCKSANRGTLDDNNVHPEFGKK
- the Mmp1 gene encoding matrix metalloproteinase-14 isoform X3, giving the protein MMRYGKILSWRRNADGYLMAIALLALHANAEAAPADVVISDTTAANYLSQYGYLPPINPESGAFLSSEKLTAAIEEFQAFAGINITGELNDETVKLMATPRCGVKDKVGPAADGRSKRYALQGSRWRTKNLTYKISKYPTGLNKQEVDLEIAKAFGVWSTETDLTFTRKAGHENVHIDIRFEVGEHGDGDPFDGPGGTLAHAYFPVYGGDAHFDDSERWTIRSYRGTNLFQVAAHEFGHSLGLSHSDVKSALMAPFYRGYDPHFILDRDDVDAIQALYGKRTNKPRGSATTLRPLPPAEEDPELCKDPKVDAMFNTKDGETIVFKGKHYWKLTDNGVASGYPRRISSTWKELPSNIDAAFTYRNGKTYFFKGTQYWRYINTTMDGDYPKEISDGFTGIPDHIDAATVWTGNGKIYFYKGTKFWRFDPASKPPVRSSYPKLIKNWQGIPEHVNAAVTHKGYTYFFQDNAYYRFNDRTFSVDVDEPAFPRSTAYWWFGCKSANRGTLGGTDELVTSSNHADSGAPASSLNPSERMQIVLSFMTAVIARFVIAT
- the Mmp1 gene encoding matrix metalloproteinase-14 isoform X2 — protein: MMRYGKILSWRRNADGYLMAIALLALHANAEAAPADVVISDTTAANYLSQYGYLPPINPESGAFLSSEKLTAAIEEFQAFAGINITGELNDETVKLMATPRCGVKDKVGPAADGRSKRYALQGSRWRTKNLTYKISKYPTGLNKQEVDLEIAKAFGVWSTETDLTFTRKAGHENVHIDIRFEVGEHGDGDPFDGPGGTLAHAYFPVYGGDAHFDDSERWTIRSYRGTNLFQVAAHEFGHSLGLSHSDVKSALMAPFYRGYDPHFILDRDDVDAIQALYGKRTNKPRGSATTLRPLPPAEEDPELCKDPKVDAMFNTKDGETIVFKGKHYWKLTDNGVASGYPRRISSTWKELPSNIDAAFTYRNGKTYFFKGTQYWRYINTTMDGDYPKEISDGFTGIPDHIDAATVWTGNGKIYFYKGTKFWRFDPASKPPVRSSYPKLIKNWQGIPEHVNAAVTHKGYTYFFQDNAYYRFNDRTFSVDVDEPAFPRSTAYWWFGCKSANRGTLGNDKWPFAFGNNLGMADIDTYDDYSSFDNVADIILDADDNNVHPEFGKK